Part of the Deltaproteobacteria bacterium genome, CGCTAAAGGTGAAGGGGCTTACGCGGCAATGCGCCGCCCGACAAAGGCCGCGCCAAGGATGATGACCATGCCGATTACGGCCTGGCTGGTCACGGCCGAACCCCGGATCAGGGCGGCCAGGAGCACGGCCAGGGGCGGGGTCAGATAGGACAGGTAGCCGATGATGGTCATGTTGCCCGTGGTCACGGCCCGGTTCCAAAGGGTGAAGGACAGGCCCAGGGGCACGAGGCCGAGATACACGGCCGAGGCCAGGGCCATGGGCGCGGGCAAGCGGCTTGGGCCGCTCAGAACATAGACCAGGGCCGAACACAGGGCGGCCACGATGGTAAAGGCCGGCATGTAATCCCGCGTTGGACGCAGCCGGGCCAGGACCACGGAGAAGCCGCTCCAGATCAGGCCGCATCCCAGGGCCAGGGCATAACCGGGCAGGTACCGAGCCTCGAAACTCAGCCCCCGCCCCCCGGACACGACCAGCCCCGCGCCGAACAACCCGGTCAGGGCCACGATCAGCACGGTCGGGGACAGGCGCTTGCGGGCCAGGATCGAGGAAAAAACCACGATCCAGAACGACCAGGTCGTGGCCAGGATGGCGCCCTCCACCAACGGAGCATGGTCCATGGCCGAATAATAGACGACATGGTAGCCGAAGATGCCGACGATGCCGAGGGCCGTC contains:
- a CDS encoding DMT family transporter; translation: MKPYLYALGSVLCWASLPAATGSGLDGLSVPELLFFSFVPAAIYLAVQEMLLSRRLAVPWPDARLTALGIVGIFGYHVVYYSAMDHAPLVEGAILATTWSFWIVVFSSILARKRLSPTVLIVALTGLFGAGLVVSGGRGLSFEARYLPGYALALGCGLIWSGFSVVLARLRPTRDYMPAFTIVAALCSALVYVLSGPSRLPAPMALASAVYLGLVPLGLSFTLWNRAVTTGNMTIIGYLSYLTPPLAVLLAALIRGSAVTSQAVIGMVIILGAAFVGRRIAA